Proteins from one candidate division WOR-3 bacterium genomic window:
- a CDS encoding TIGR00725 family protein: MARVWVGVIGAGECDDGLAELAEQVGRYIARAGAVLVCGGMGGVMEAACRGGKAEGGLTVGILPGSSREEANPYVDVPIATGLTEARNLVIIKTADVLIAVGGSYGTLSEIGFALKAGKRVVGLHTWDIPGIERADTPAQAVTLALGH, translated from the coding sequence TTGGCACGGGTCTGGGTCGGGGTCATTGGTGCTGGCGAGTGCGACGACGGCCTGGCTGAGCTTGCCGAGCAAGTCGGTCGTTACATTGCCAGAGCCGGCGCAGTGCTTGTGTGCGGTGGGATGGGTGGGGTGATGGAGGCGGCGTGCCGCGGGGGCAAGGCTGAAGGCGGATTGACAGTCGGCATTCTACCTGGGTCAAGTAGGGAAGAGGCGAATCCTTACGTTGACGTGCCGATTGCTACCGGTCTGACTGAGGCCAGGAATCTGGTGATAATCAAGACCGCGGACGTACTGATAGCCGTGGGTGGTTCCTATGGTACGCTTTCAGAGATAGGGTTTGCACTCAAGGCAGGCAAGCGCGTGGTCGGGCTGCATACTTGGGACATTCCCGGGATTGAAAGGGCAGATACCCCAGCACAAGCAGTAACACTTGCACTGGGTCACTAA